In Oncorhynchus kisutch isolate 150728-3 linkage group LG7, Okis_V2, whole genome shotgun sequence, one DNA window encodes the following:
- the LOC109894025 gene encoding scrapie-responsive protein 1 — protein sequence MKALLIAAILLVGLLAMGSKAIPSNRWSCYKKVLKGRDCRNVGISNGVATMRPIDSLQNHFWEGNKCDMVCYCNFSELLCCPRDVFFGPKISFIIPCKTI from the exons ATGAAGGCACTACTCATTGCTGCTATTCTCTTGGTTGGACTGTTGGCAATGGGCAGCAAGGCCATTCCATCAAACCGCTGGTCCTGCTACAAGAAAGTCTTGAAGGGCAGGGACTGTCGCAATGTTGGCATCTCCAACGGAGTTGCGACCATGCGACCCATCGATTCCCTGCAGAACCATTTCTGGGAGGGGAACAAATGCGACATGGTGTGCTACTGTAACTTCAGTGAGCTCCTCTGCTGCCCAAG GGATGTCTTCTTTGGACCCAAAATCTCCTTTATAATTCCATG